DNA sequence from the Methanococcus maripaludis genome:
CTTCAAGTTCTTCTTCAACTACTCCTTCTAAATCTGCAAATATTTTTTCTCTCATCTGTAAATTTACGCAAGTTTGATGCATAATTTGCGTTTTACCACTTCCAAACATACCTGCAAATTCCGTTACAGACTGGCTTTCGATTCCCCCTGCAAGAACTGTATCTAATTCAGTGCTTCCAGTTGAAAGTCTCCATACACTCTGTCTTTGTTTTAATAATTCAACACCACTTTTGAATCCAAGGTCGCATAAATCTCTTGCAGCCATGATCATTTTAGCAGCAGCTTTTTCACTGATACCTTCAATATCAGTTAATTCACCGATAGTTGCTGTTGCAATTTTCATAAAATCGAGGTATCCCCCTTCAATTAGTTTATCTGCAGTTGATGGGCCTACCCCAGGCAATTCGGTCAAAACGTCAGCCATAACTTCACCTTTTTGTTAGATATGATGAGAATAGTAATATGTGTATAAAAATACCGTGATTGTTAATATTTAAAAATTAAGCTAATGTATAAGTAGCCAAAATCAGTATTTATAACTTGTTAATCAAAATAATAAATAATGTGAAAAAATGATCCAAGACAGTGAATTTTTTAGAATGGAAGGCGTTCCGATAACTAAAGAAGAAATTAGAGCCGTAAGTATCGGTAAATTAAATTTAGATCCTGAAGACATAGTTTTAGACATTGGCTGCGGTAGTGGGGGCATGAGTGTTGAGATCTCAAAACGGTCAAAATTTGTGTACTCAATTGATAACAGCGAAGATGCAAAAAATACGGCATTAAATAACTTAAAAAAGTTTAATGTAGAAAATTGCACGGTTTCACTCGGAAATGCAGAAGATTTAATTTCAAAATTTGATTTTAACAAGGTATTTATCGGCGGAACCCAAAATATTGAACAGATCTTGGAAATTTTAAAAGAAAAGAACATTGAAATAATAGTTGTAAACACAATTGTTCTTGAAAATAGTGTAAAAATAATTAATAAATTTGAAGAACTCGGCTACGACGTAAATTTTGTAAATGTTTCTGTTTCATACGGAAAAAAAATTAATTCCGGGCACATAATGCTTTCAAAAAACCCGATAACAATCATAACAGCCACTTTAAAATAGATTTTATTAGTCTTTTTTAGATATATTTAATAAATATAACATAGAAACATAATATTACTCAGGGAAGTTTACGTTTTATATTATTTTGAGGGATTTAATGAAAAACACTGCTTATTTTAGCATGGAGTTTGCAATTGATCAGTCTTTAAAGACGTATGCGGGAGGACTCGGGTTTTTAGCAGGATCCCATTTTAGGGCAGCTAAACGCCTTAACGTACCCTTGGTTGGGGTTTCAATGCTTTGGAGCTACGGCTACTACGACCAGGTGCGAGATCGCGAAGGCCGTATGAAAGTTGAGAATATAAGGAAATACTACGATTTTTTAACAGATATTGATTTAAAAGTTCCAGTTGTAATAAATGGGACGAATATTTGGGTTAAAGCGTATAAATTAGAGGAAAATACATTTAATACCTGCCCAATTTATTTTTTAACAACAGATATTCCAGAAAACGATCATTTGTCAAGAACCATTTCTTACGGACTTTACGATGGGAATAATTTAACACACATCGCCCAAGAAATCGTATTAGGAATTGGCGGATACAAAGTCATTCGAGAATGTGAAAATGTAAAGCGATATCATATAAATGAAGCCCATTCTCTACCTGTCGCATTTAAAATGCTCGAAGACTATGGAACTGATTATGTAAAAGAACATTTATTGTTTACTACACACACTCCAATTCCTGCTGGAAATGAAACACAGGATATAAATCTGCTAAAAAGTATGGGTTTTTTTGGAAGTATTGACACTAAAACTGCTGAAAAATACGGTGGAAATCCATTTAATTTAACTGTCGCAGCTTTAAGAATGTGCAAACGATCGAATGCCGTTTCAGAACTTCACAGGGACACTTCTGAAAAAATGTGGGCATGGGTTACAAATCGAGAGCCTATAATGAACATTACAAATGCACAGGATAAATATTACTGGCAAGACAGACAGATACGAGAATCTGCGGGAAAAAAAGATATAAAAATGCTTCGCGAAAGAAAAATGGAATTAAAAAAACAGCTTTTTGAAGAAGTAGCGGACCAGACCGGAAGCCTTTTTGATCCAAACATTTTAACGGTCGTTTGGGCAAGAAGATTTGCCGATTATAAACGACCTTCATTTTTATTGAGGGATGAAAAAAGGTTTAAAAATTTGATTAAAGGCGGAAAAATTCAAGTAATCTGGGCTGGAAAACCACATCCTGCTGATTCAAATGCACAGATTACATTTAACTGGATAGTTTCAAAAACTAGGGAACTTAAAAATGTTTCAGTTTTAACAGGATATGAATTAAAACTTAGCAAACTCTTAAAGCAGGGTTCTGATGTATGGTTAAACACCCCGAGAAGACCAAATGAAGCATCAGGAACTTCAGGAATGACTGCATCGATGAATGCGTCGATACACATGAGTACAATGGACGGATGGCATGTTGAATGGGCAAAAGCATATCCAAAAGATAGTTTTACTATCGGAGACGGTGTAAATCTTGATGAAGATTACGAGGCAAATGAAATGTATAAACACCTCGAAAGGACTATAAAGATTTATGATACCGATGAATGGTGGGAAAAAGCTATAAATTCGGTAAATCACGTCGTGGAATATTTTGATGCTGAAAGAATGATTATGGAATATACTAAAAAATTTTACAGTGATTAATCTCTTTTAAATTTGATTTTAAATCCTTAACGGGTTTTTTGTATTTTTTACGCGATAAATACATATATAAAAGGCGGCACCTTATTAAATTTTCAAAACTATTTTCGAGTTATGTGGTAATCATGGATTTTTATGAATTTAAAGAATATTCCAAAGAAAAATTTCCATATCATGGAATGAGGCCCCAGCAAGAAGTT
Encoded proteins:
- the glgP gene encoding alpha-glucan family phosphorylase, with translation MKNTAYFSMEFAIDQSLKTYAGGLGFLAGSHFRAAKRLNVPLVGVSMLWSYGYYDQVRDREGRMKVENIRKYYDFLTDIDLKVPVVINGTNIWVKAYKLEENTFNTCPIYFLTTDIPENDHLSRTISYGLYDGNNLTHIAQEIVLGIGGYKVIRECENVKRYHINEAHSLPVAFKMLEDYGTDYVKEHLLFTTHTPIPAGNETQDINLLKSMGFFGSIDTKTAEKYGGNPFNLTVAALRMCKRSNAVSELHRDTSEKMWAWVTNREPIMNITNAQDKYYWQDRQIRESAGKKDIKMLRERKMELKKQLFEEVADQTGSLFDPNILTVVWARRFADYKRPSFLLRDEKRFKNLIKGGKIQVIWAGKPHPADSNAQITFNWIVSKTRELKNVSVLTGYELKLSKLLKQGSDVWLNTPRRPNEASGTSGMTASMNASIHMSTMDGWHVEWAKAYPKDSFTIGDGVNLDEDYEANEMYKHLERTIKIYDTDEWWEKAINSVNHVVEYFDAERMIMEYTKKFYSD
- the cbiT gene encoding precorrin-6Y C5,15-methyltransferase (decarboxylating) subunit CbiT, producing the protein MIQDSEFFRMEGVPITKEEIRAVSIGKLNLDPEDIVLDIGCGSGGMSVEISKRSKFVYSIDNSEDAKNTALNNLKKFNVENCTVSLGNAEDLISKFDFNKVFIGGTQNIEQILEILKEKNIEIIVVNTIVLENSVKIINKFEELGYDVNFVNVSVSYGKKINSGHIMLSKNPITIITATLK